One window from the genome of Pseudanabaena yagii GIHE-NHR1 encodes:
- a CDS encoding COX15/CtaA family protein, translating into MTDSLTSSKPAQASETFANSNPQANSRFIEPVVLIRRIAIGIAIATWMVMAIGSATRVMNAGLACPDWPLCYGSVLPAEQMNLQVFLEWFHRLVASTVGFATIVLFGASWYFRQSLPKWLPWATSGSLSLVVFQGILGGLTVTQLLRFDIVTAHLGTGLLFFSSLLAIAASLTNQTISDQTRTSPKIAWLGLTAAVLIYLQSILGALVASQWALHQCFATQDMCIVLNAHLIGVIPATLASVALVVTVLLTKAIAPVLRFVASLAGLLVIAQVAIGYATYKLHLQVEPLTIAHQATGSALLGTLVCFAVLAFRLTPKATSPSQTEQNQAQPAIR; encoded by the coding sequence ATGACTGACTCTTTAACTTCTTCCAAACCAGCACAAGCATCTGAAACCTTTGCTAATAGCAATCCTCAAGCTAACAGCCGATTTATAGAGCCAGTTGTCCTCATCCGTCGCATTGCCATTGGAATTGCGATCGCTACTTGGATGGTGATGGCGATCGGTAGTGCTACTCGTGTGATGAATGCAGGCTTGGCTTGTCCAGATTGGCCCCTGTGTTATGGATCGGTGTTGCCTGCGGAGCAGATGAATCTCCAAGTATTTTTAGAATGGTTCCATCGTCTCGTTGCCTCCACTGTGGGATTTGCCACGATTGTGTTATTTGGGGCAAGCTGGTATTTTCGGCAGTCTTTACCCAAATGGCTACCTTGGGCAACTTCGGGATCATTATCTCTAGTAGTTTTTCAAGGGATTTTAGGTGGATTGACAGTAACGCAATTACTCAGATTTGATATCGTCACAGCCCATTTGGGAACAGGGTTGTTATTTTTCTCTAGCTTATTGGCTATCGCCGCCTCGCTAACTAACCAAACGATTTCTGACCAGACTCGTACTTCGCCCAAAATCGCTTGGTTAGGTCTAACAGCAGCAGTTTTAATTTATTTACAAAGTATTCTCGGTGCTTTAGTGGCCTCTCAATGGGCGCTCCACCAATGTTTTGCCACACAAGATATGTGCATTGTTTTGAATGCACATTTAATCGGCGTAATTCCTGCAACCCTTGCTAGTGTTGCGTTGGTGGTAACAGTATTGCTAACTAAAGCGATCGCTCCCGTACTACGATTTGTCGCTTCATTGGCTGGCTTACTAGTAATTGCTCAAGTAGCGATCGGCTATGCCACCTACAAACTACACTTGCAAGTCGAACCACTCACGATTGCTCACCAAGCTACAGGTTCAGCATTGCTAGGAACCCTTGTTTGTTTTGCTGTGTTAGCCTTTAGACTCACCCCAAAAGCCACTAGCCCATCTCAAACAGAACAGAATCAAGCGCAACCTGCGATTCGCTAA
- a CDS encoding Spy/CpxP family protein refolding chaperone codes for MFKSKLFQYCAIAATAAITSGVIVSSTASLQSQPPKPQAVETQNQLGSPNNLAELPDSADKFAANSPDMPSGKVLKQLNLTPEQLQKLKAVRDRDQTQMRELGQKLRQVNKELQDLLAGTEGSDVIRAKHKQVMELQQELQNKHFERMLAMRDILTPQQRSQLKEIMQKNRDRMREGMKDRMQNRLENRRERLDNLRDRSTL; via the coding sequence ATGTTTAAGTCAAAGCTCTTTCAATATTGCGCGATCGCTGCCACAGCCGCAATCACCAGTGGCGTGATTGTCTCTAGTACTGCGAGTTTGCAATCTCAGCCTCCGAAACCTCAGGCAGTCGAAACCCAGAACCAGTTAGGAAGCCCCAATAATCTTGCCGAGTTGCCCGACTCAGCCGATAAATTTGCAGCTAATAGTCCCGATATGCCTTCAGGGAAAGTCCTCAAACAGCTAAATCTCACTCCTGAGCAATTACAAAAACTTAAGGCAGTTCGCGATCGCGATCAAACGCAAATGCGCGAACTGGGACAAAAATTACGCCAAGTTAATAAGGAATTACAAGATTTATTAGCTGGTACTGAAGGTAGCGATGTCATTCGAGCCAAGCATAAGCAAGTGATGGAGCTGCAACAGGAATTACAAAATAAACATTTCGAGAGGATGCTAGCCATGCGTGACATCCTCACGCCACAACAGCGATCGCAACTTAAGGAAATCATGCAAAAAAATCGCGATCGCATGAGAGAGGGCATGAAAGACCGTATGCAAAATCGTTTGGAAAACCGTAGAGAGCGGCTAGATAATCTGCGCGATCGCTCAACCCTATAA
- a CDS encoding phosphoribosyltransferase: MSLGLPKTILEEVLLSMQVLGVFEDRHDAGCQLAELIVRAKPTNPIVYGIPRGGILVAAPIAQQLGCPLDVAIAKKIVLPINPETALGAITSDGYMLDMGRQYCSPSEWAHAVHYARTKADGLLQSFQPCRPQLEIADTTAILVDDGIATGATIAVIAAAMKTLPYREIWLAAPVAPLRMPKAIASRIDNIILLERPEVFVSVSYFYKHFPEVTTEEALACFQMANS; this comes from the coding sequence TTGTCACTTGGTTTACCCAAGACTATTCTTGAGGAGGTTTTGCTCTCCATGCAAGTACTGGGTGTGTTTGAAGATCGCCATGATGCTGGCTGCCAGTTAGCGGAATTAATTGTCAGAGCCAAGCCTACAAATCCAATTGTTTATGGGATTCCCCGTGGCGGTATATTAGTCGCTGCTCCGATCGCACAGCAACTTGGTTGCCCTTTGGATGTAGCGATCGCAAAAAAAATAGTGCTGCCGATTAATCCTGAAACCGCCCTAGGTGCAATCACATCTGACGGCTATATGCTAGATATGGGCAGGCAATATTGCTCTCCTAGCGAATGGGCTCATGCTGTTCACTATGCAAGGACTAAAGCTGATGGGCTACTGCAATCATTTCAACCATGCCGACCGCAGTTAGAAATTGCTGACACAACAGCAATCCTTGTTGATGATGGTATTGCCACAGGCGCAACGATCGCCGTGATTGCGGCGGCAATGAAAACCCTACCCTACAGAGAAATTTGGCTAGCAGCTCCTGTTGCACCCCTCCGAATGCCCAAGGCGATCGCCTCACGGATCGACAATATCATTTTATTAGAACGTCCTGAAGTATTTGTAAGCGTCAGCTATTTTTACAAACATTTTCCCGAAGTGACGACAGAAGAAGCTTTAGCCTGTTTTCAAATGGCTAACAGCTAA
- a CDS encoding sensor domain-containing diguanylate cyclase — MEDGFRKTNQELQVSALNIDLIDCNRVECLHKEQEAILSSFYNSSPFMMGVVELSECDILHISDNIATATFFQTMPEAMAGKWSSELGVDSENIQLWLTHYHLSQEQKHPIKFEYAHKKEHRIYWLSVTVSFIGFAVSQRPRFSYVAEDISDRKQSEVVIQESEARFRYLADHAPVLIWLSGLDKLCYHFNQKWLEFTGRTIEQEMGNGWAEGVHPEDFQHCLDTYVNSFDARQPFEMEYRLKRFDGEYRWLLDTGVPRFDANGEFLGYIGSCIDISDRKQAESALRESEARWQFALEGAGGGAWDWNLQTNEAFLSRRWKAMLGFEEHEISNNSSDWDRMLHPDDKEAVYAEINKHLHGETEHSVVEYRIQCKDGSYKWILGSGKLISRTADGAPLRFIGTNIDISDRKQAELSLQQSEKKYRHLINNFHAGVVVHAPDTSILLSNANACELLGLTEEQMLGKNAIDPAWHFCREDGTVMPLEEYPVQQVLSTDLPLRNYILGINQHNRTRVWVLVNAFPEFNANQKLEQIVITFVDISDRKQAEFDLQFANQQLSDHIAELNQRHWEMVKLSEISDFLQACFTVEEACKALSHLIEPLFPNCAGSIFITNASRDHVEVMSFWGKSLHSEVAFLPNDCWALRRGRVHFVDRKSGLYCNHILLDEEIDVTLCIPMIAQGETIGLFHLSNNKANALTESKQQLAKTLAEQIGLAIANLRLQETLKQQSIRDPLTGLFNRRYLEESLNQELSRAQRQQHQIGVIMLDIDHFKRFNDSYGHDAGDYVLQTVGSLLKAHVRGFDIACRYGGEEMILVLPDSSLEITSKRAEEIREAIAKVSLTHNGQILGSLTASLGVASFPQHGSTGSSVITAADAALYSAKAAGRNQVLTAP, encoded by the coding sequence ATGGAAGATGGATTCCGCAAAACCAATCAAGAACTTCAGGTATCTGCTCTCAATATTGATCTTATCGATTGTAATCGAGTGGAATGTTTGCATAAAGAACAAGAGGCGATATTAAGCAGTTTTTATAACTCATCTCCTTTCATGATGGGGGTAGTGGAACTTTCTGAGTGCGATATTCTGCATATTTCCGATAACATAGCTACGGCTACATTTTTCCAGACAATGCCAGAGGCAATGGCAGGAAAATGGTCTAGCGAGCTAGGCGTTGATTCGGAAAATATTCAACTTTGGCTGACTCACTACCACTTAAGCCAAGAGCAAAAGCATCCCATTAAGTTTGAGTATGCTCACAAAAAAGAACATAGAATTTATTGGCTATCGGTCACGGTTTCATTCATTGGCTTTGCCGTCAGTCAACGTCCGCGATTTTCCTATGTGGCTGAAGATATTAGCGATCGCAAACAATCAGAAGTTGTAATCCAAGAGAGTGAAGCGAGATTTCGCTATTTAGCAGACCATGCCCCTGTGTTAATTTGGCTTTCAGGGCTAGATAAGCTGTGTTATCACTTTAACCAGAAGTGGTTAGAATTTACGGGTCGGACAATAGAGCAGGAAATGGGGAATGGCTGGGCTGAGGGTGTGCATCCAGAGGACTTCCAACATTGCTTGGATACCTATGTTAATTCCTTTGATGCGAGACAACCATTTGAGATGGAGTATCGCCTAAAACGGTTTGATGGGGAATATCGTTGGCTTCTTGATACAGGTGTACCCAGATTTGATGCTAATGGAGAATTTCTCGGTTATATCGGCTCATGTATAGATATCAGCGATCGCAAACAAGCTGAATCTGCCCTGCGCGAAAGCGAAGCCCGTTGGCAATTTGCCCTAGAAGGAGCGGGAGGGGGCGCATGGGACTGGAATCTGCAAACCAATGAGGCTTTCTTGTCTCGGCGATGGAAAGCGATGCTTGGTTTTGAGGAGCATGAAATTAGCAATAACTCCAGCGATTGGGATCGGATGCTCCACCCAGATGATAAAGAAGCCGTTTATGCGGAGATTAATAAACACTTGCATGGTGAAACCGAACACTCTGTTGTCGAATATCGCATCCAATGTAAGGATGGTAGTTATAAATGGATTTTGGGCAGCGGCAAACTGATTAGTCGCACTGCCGATGGAGCGCCTTTACGATTTATTGGTACGAATATTGATATTAGCGATCGCAAGCAAGCTGAATTATCCCTACAACAAAGCGAAAAAAAATATCGACATCTAATTAATAACTTCCATGCTGGAGTTGTTGTTCATGCCCCCGATACAAGCATCCTTTTAAGCAATGCTAATGCCTGTGAGTTATTAGGACTAACCGAAGAGCAGATGCTAGGGAAAAATGCCATTGATCCTGCATGGCATTTTTGTCGTGAGGATGGCACGGTGATGCCCTTAGAGGAATACCCAGTTCAACAAGTCCTCAGTACGGATTTACCTCTGAGAAATTATATATTGGGCATTAATCAACATAACCGAACAAGGGTTTGGGTGTTAGTGAATGCATTTCCAGAATTTAATGCCAATCAGAAGCTGGAACAGATTGTGATTACCTTTGTTGATATTAGCGATCGCAAACAAGCGGAATTCGATCTTCAATTTGCCAATCAGCAGCTTAGTGATCATATTGCGGAGCTAAACCAACGCCATTGGGAAATGGTGAAGTTGAGTGAAATTAGCGATTTTCTCCAAGCTTGTTTCACTGTAGAGGAGGCTTGTAAGGCTCTTAGTCATTTGATTGAGCCACTATTTCCCAACTGTGCGGGCAGTATTTTTATCACTAATGCTTCCCGCGATCATGTCGAGGTAATGTCATTTTGGGGAAAATCGCTGCATTCTGAAGTCGCTTTTTTGCCTAATGACTGTTGGGCTTTGCGTCGAGGTCGTGTGCATTTTGTAGATCGGAAGTCAGGGCTATATTGCAACCATATTTTATTAGATGAGGAGATCGATGTTACTCTTTGTATCCCCATGATTGCTCAGGGTGAAACCATTGGTTTATTTCATCTCAGTAACAACAAGGCAAACGCTTTAACCGAATCGAAACAACAACTGGCAAAGACATTAGCCGAACAGATTGGATTAGCGATCGCCAATCTTCGTTTACAAGAAACCCTGAAACAACAAAGCATCCGCGATCCTCTCACAGGTTTATTCAACCGTCGCTATCTTGAAGAAAGCCTTAATCAAGAACTATCTCGCGCCCAACGTCAGCAGCACCAGATTGGTGTAATCATGCTAGACATAGACCATTTCAAACGCTTCAATGACAGCTATGGACATGATGCTGGTGACTATGTGCTGCAAACCGTAGGAAGCTTACTCAAAGCCCATGTACGCGGTTTTGATATTGCTTGTCGCTATGGTGGGGAAGAAATGATCCTCGTTTTGCCAGATTCATCTTTGGAAATCACTAGTAAACGTGCTGAGGAGATTCGGGAAGCGATCGCCAAAGTCTCCTTAACCCATAATGGTCAAATTTTAGGCAGTTTGACTGCTTCCCTTGGTGTTGCGAGTTTCCCTCAACATGGCTCAACGGGAAGTTCTGTAATAACAGCCGCAGATGCTGCTCTCTATAGCGCCAAAGCCGCAGGACGTAATCAAGTTTTGACTGCACCATAA
- a CDS encoding DUF4327 family protein: MITTAAKQPMPYSIDAIKHDACNLVEEGCISRLQPIYKLCQFYGDRDWVCIECELERNEFFLRDRIIDLLDGEEIRED, translated from the coding sequence ATGATTACCACAGCCGCCAAACAACCAATGCCCTATTCCATTGATGCCATCAAGCATGATGCTTGTAATCTCGTGGAGGAAGGTTGCATCAGTCGTTTACAACCCATTTATAAACTCTGTCAATTTTATGGCGATCGCGATTGGGTATGTATCGAATGTGAGTTAGAGCGCAATGAATTTTTTCTACGCGATCGCATTATTGATTTACTAGATGGTGAAGAAATACGCGAAGATTAG
- a CDS encoding heme o synthase: MFAPANPSMNRSWREVIQDYTELTKPRIIVLLLITTAGAMWIASEGQVDGFLMFITVLGGAIAAASANAINCLYDRDIDAKMERTSWRPIPSGRIQPFNALIFAIALAAISFTLLAVYANLLAACLAMSGIATYVGVYTIWLKRSSTQNIVIGGAAGAIPPLVGWAAVTGELSWAAWVLFAIIFVWTPPHFWALALMIRDEYAKVGVPMLPVVKGAEVTAQQILLYTLLIIPVSLLLVFPCNVMGLVYAVSAVGLGVAFIYKAAQLLKEPNDRNVARSVFKYSILYLALLCVAMGIDSLPLAHISGDQVIALLQTTIATINP, encoded by the coding sequence ATGTTTGCACCCGCCAATCCATCGATGAATCGGAGCTGGCGCGAGGTGATCCAAGATTACACCGAATTAACAAAACCACGGATTATCGTGCTGTTGCTCATTACCACCGCAGGGGCGATGTGGATTGCTTCGGAGGGGCAAGTTGACGGATTTTTGATGTTTATTACGGTTTTGGGAGGAGCGATCGCTGCCGCTTCGGCAAATGCGATTAACTGTTTATACGATCGCGATATCGATGCCAAAATGGAGCGCACTAGTTGGCGACCCATTCCATCGGGTAGGATTCAGCCGTTTAATGCTCTGATTTTTGCGATCGCCCTTGCCGCAATTTCCTTTACGTTGCTAGCGGTCTATGCCAATCTCTTGGCTGCCTGTCTCGCCATGTCGGGAATTGCTACCTACGTTGGTGTTTATACAATTTGGCTAAAGCGTTCTAGCACTCAAAATATCGTTATCGGTGGTGCAGCAGGCGCAATTCCACCGCTAGTGGGTTGGGCAGCCGTTACTGGGGAATTAAGCTGGGCAGCATGGGTCTTATTCGCGATTATCTTCGTGTGGACTCCCCCCCACTTTTGGGCTTTGGCATTAATGATTCGTGATGAATATGCCAAGGTCGGTGTACCGATGTTGCCTGTCGTCAAGGGCGCAGAGGTAACGGCTCAGCAGATTTTGCTATATACGTTATTAATTATTCCTGTGTCTCTATTGTTAGTTTTTCCTTGCAATGTGATGGGACTGGTTTATGCAGTATCCGCCGTTGGACTAGGAGTAGCCTTTATTTACAAGGCAGCCCAGTTACTCAAAGAACCAAACGATCGCAATGTCGCCCGTTCGGTCTTCAAATATTCGATTCTTTATTTAGCCCTACTCTGTGTCGCGATGGGAATTGATAGTTTGCCCCTCGCCCATATTTCTGGAGATCAGGTGATCGCCCTGTTACAAACTACAATCGCAACGATAAACCCATAA
- a CDS encoding LmeA family phospholipid-binding protein yields MSVVSSVLIPIIKLWLRSQVEHIDTLEIAIAGKSRQILSGDIPKANVIGAGAKYQGLAVTNIDLCAEAIHLNIAQILKGEALRLLDPIRVTMDVELSPEDLQSCLKSHIFLDAIAPDAPPTATTDDEIRALLEHLVHKLGDEFTLHELAITDGGARCRGEFAIAAT; encoded by the coding sequence ATGTCCGTTGTTAGTTCTGTATTAATTCCTATCATTAAACTGTGGTTGCGATCGCAGGTCGAACATATTGATACTCTCGAAATAGCGATCGCAGGCAAAAGCCGTCAAATTTTAAGCGGTGATATTCCTAAAGCAAATGTGATTGGGGCGGGGGCAAAATATCAAGGCTTAGCAGTAACTAATATCGATCTATGTGCAGAAGCAATTCATCTCAATATTGCCCAAATCCTTAAGGGTGAGGCTTTACGATTGCTCGATCCCATTCGCGTAACGATGGATGTCGAGCTATCTCCCGAAGATCTTCAAAGCTGTCTCAAGTCCCATATTTTCCTTGATGCGATCGCCCCTGATGCACCACCGACAGCCACAACCGATGATGAGATTCGCGCTTTACTAGAGCATCTAGTCCATAAGCTCGGTGATGAATTTACATTGCATGAACTAGCGATCACCGATGGTGGCGCAAGATGTCGTGGTGAATTTGCGATCGCTGCCACCTAA
- a CDS encoding thermonuclease family protein produces MLSKLSISQKLPKFLLIFIANLACLAIAIQPVWAQFGAVPMRVKVFDGDNITLVDRGIKNKIHLACIDAPELLQAEGEHARKVLQNILADEEIYVRVFKKDKFGRYYGEVIAGGQNANKLMLSLGLAHYDRLQEKDCQGYAELETKAQSDRVGIWANGTDVMTPSQFRRENKLLGVGY; encoded by the coding sequence ATGCTCTCTAAACTTTCTATTTCTCAAAAATTGCCAAAGTTTCTCTTAATATTTATAGCCAACCTAGCTTGCTTAGCGATCGCCATCCAACCTGTATGGGCGCAATTTGGGGCAGTGCCGATGAGGGTAAAAGTTTTTGATGGCGACAATATTACCCTTGTAGATCGGGGCATCAAAAATAAAATCCATCTTGCCTGTATCGATGCGCCTGAGTTACTACAAGCCGAAGGGGAACATGCCCGCAAGGTATTGCAAAACATCCTTGCCGATGAAGAAATCTATGTCAGGGTCTTCAAAAAGGATAAATTTGGGCGCTACTACGGTGAAGTGATTGCAGGTGGACAAAATGCCAATAAATTAATGCTATCCCTCGGACTTGCCCATTACGATCGCCTCCAAGAAAAGGATTGTCAAGGCTATGCAGAACTTGAAACTAAAGCACAAAGTGATCGCGTAGGTATTTGGGCAAATGGTACAGATGTCATGACACCCAGCCAATTTCGGCGTGAAAATAAGTTATTAGGTGTTGGCTACTAA
- the hypE gene encoding hydrogenase expression/formation protein HypE, with product MSLEQISCPIAFQQYPQILLAHGGGGRLTHQLISEMFAPAFGMGDRAQQDAVTISLTGQKLAFTTDSYVVKPLFFAGGDIGTLAVNGSVNDLAMVGAKPLYLSAGFILEEGLPMETLWRVVQSMRQAAEIAGVQIVTGDTKVVDRGKGDGIFINTSGIGAIATDLEIAPHSIREGDVILLNGDIGRHGIAIMAAREGLEFETEIQSDCMALADLVMALLEGGVEIHAMRDLTRGGLATSLNELASTANINITIEESAIAVQEDVRAVCEILGLDPLYVANEGRFVAFVPESEVEKAIAIVRSFPEAGGQMRVIGRVGDRGQAIVSMRGQIGVSRILSMLSGEQLPRIC from the coding sequence ATGTCTCTAGAACAAATATCTTGCCCGATCGCCTTCCAGCAATATCCACAAATTTTATTGGCGCATGGTGGGGGTGGTAGGTTAACGCATCAACTCATTTCTGAGATGTTTGCCCCCGCTTTTGGGATGGGCGATCGCGCTCAACAGGATGCCGTGACCATTTCATTGACGGGGCAGAAATTAGCTTTTACGACAGATTCCTATGTAGTAAAGCCACTCTTTTTTGCAGGGGGAGACATTGGTACTTTAGCTGTCAATGGAAGCGTCAATGATTTGGCGATGGTGGGAGCGAAACCTCTGTATTTGAGTGCAGGCTTTATTTTGGAAGAGGGCTTGCCAATGGAGACGTTATGGCGCGTGGTGCAATCGATGCGTCAGGCTGCCGAGATAGCAGGAGTGCAGATTGTCACTGGTGACACGAAGGTGGTTGATCGCGGTAAGGGTGATGGCATATTCATTAATACATCGGGGATTGGAGCGATCGCAACGGATTTAGAAATTGCACCACATTCGATTCGTGAAGGAGATGTGATTCTTCTGAATGGCGATATTGGTCGTCATGGTATTGCCATAATGGCGGCAAGAGAAGGTTTGGAATTTGAGACAGAGATTCAGAGTGACTGTATGGCTTTGGCGGATTTAGTGATGGCTTTGTTAGAGGGAGGTGTGGAAATTCATGCGATGCGAGATTTAACCCGTGGCGGTTTGGCAACTTCCCTGAATGAATTAGCGAGTACAGCTAATATTAATATCACCATAGAAGAATCAGCGATCGCTGTGCAAGAGGATGTGCGGGCAGTCTGTGAAATTTTAGGACTTGATCCGCTTTATGTAGCCAATGAGGGGAGATTTGTGGCGTTTGTCCCTGAGTCAGAAGTTGAGAAAGCGATCGCCATTGTTCGGAGTTTCCCTGAGGCAGGGGGACAGATGCGTGTGATTGGCAGAGTTGGCGATCGCGGACAAGCGATCGTATCTATGCGTGGTCAGATCGGAGTGAGTCGAATTTTGAGTATGCTCAGTGGCGAGCAGTTACCCCGCATTTGCTAA
- the rpsU gene encoding 30S ribosomal protein S21, translating to MTQIIVGENEGIESALRRFKKKIQKAGLLADIRRCQYHETAGEKRKRKAENAKRRGRFRRRDV from the coding sequence ATGACTCAAATAATCGTTGGTGAAAATGAAGGGATTGAGTCGGCACTACGCCGATTTAAGAAAAAAATCCAAAAAGCTGGCTTACTAGCAGATATTCGTCGCTGTCAGTATCATGAAACAGCAGGCGAAAAACGTAAGCGTAAAGCCGAAAATGCTAAGCGTCGTGGTCGTTTCCGTCGTCGCGATGTCTAA
- a CDS encoding sigma-70 family RNA polymerase sigma factor, which produces MFKTITTNIETPNPSDPDLHLVQASLHGDAHSFKKLYQRHHHKVRSTLFQLCGSDGLDDLVQDVFLRAWKGLGKFRQSSQFSTWLYRIAFNVASDRRKALAKMRSRNISVEDEQLENLSDDAIARDGYQQAGLNQMHYQDIMQRGLAKLSEDHRAVLVLHDLEELPQKDIAEILSIPVGTVKSRLFHARSAIRKFLEAQGVEL; this is translated from the coding sequence ATGTTCAAAACCATAACTACAAATATCGAAACTCCTAATCCCTCTGATCCCGATCTCCATCTGGTGCAAGCGAGCTTGCATGGTGATGCCCATAGCTTTAAAAAGCTGTATCAACGTCACCATCACAAGGTGCGGTCAACGCTATTTCAGCTATGTGGTTCCGATGGTTTAGATGATCTGGTGCAGGATGTTTTCCTCAGAGCTTGGAAAGGATTAGGTAAGTTTCGGCAATCTTCCCAATTCTCGACATGGCTCTATCGGATTGCTTTTAATGTGGCAAGCGATCGCCGCAAAGCACTAGCAAAAATGCGATCACGCAATATCTCCGTCGAAGATGAGCAACTGGAAAACCTCTCGGATGATGCGATCGCCCGTGATGGCTATCAGCAAGCAGGGTTAAACCAAATGCATTATCAAGACATCATGCAACGAGGTTTAGCCAAGCTCAGCGAGGATCATCGGGCGGTATTGGTACTGCATGATCTCGAAGAGTTACCCCAAAAAGATATCGCGGAAATTTTGTCTATTCCTGTCGGCACGGTGAAATCGCGATTATTCCATGCCCGTAGTGCCATCAGAAAGTTTTTAGAAGCGCAAGGAGTCGAACTATGA